Proteins encoded together in one uncultured Flavobacterium sp. window:
- a CDS encoding L,D-transpeptidase family protein, translated as MKKLYLFLAICLFISCKKDTPKPAPIVKKKTPLILLTDERKVQIDTATISVFKSETLKQFYNASENQTVWGNLKKRTYVLSQLKKSDLLGLNPEDYKASELKKFESRISMMGDADLATYDILLTYNFEKYLNHLYKGKLDPKKLYTDWDLKEKTFDVNNILIKAFNKNKLDSIVDNIQPKSHTYKQLLKALEIIDSFPDEHIGAITLDSLTKKIVLNDTNPALINIKKRLLFWGDMSGKDSLSKIYNRKTFESIKRFQERHGLAADGVIGAGTISALNYSKEQRKQQIIANLERWRWYTTDLADNYFIINIPNYSLNVVEGKDTTLVRNIVVGTSKRKTPIITSTLKTIVFNPTWTVPPTILKEDVVPAMKRNRNYLANKNITIYDTTGKVVDPNAWNENKPNNYRYIQSPGYNNSLGLMKILFPNNHSVYLHDTNHRNYFGRNNRSLSSGCVRIENPLELAEHILDDPEKWNRENIDTLIATEKTTSVKIIKKYALYQWYWTAWSEKNQLIFRADIYNLDLDLYAKLRN; from the coding sequence ATGAAAAAACTTTACCTTTTTTTAGCAATATGCTTATTTATTAGTTGTAAAAAAGATACTCCTAAACCTGCTCCTATTGTCAAAAAAAAGACTCCGCTAATCCTACTTACTGACGAAAGAAAAGTACAAATAGATACCGCAACCATAAGCGTATTTAAAAGCGAAACCTTAAAACAGTTCTATAATGCTTCTGAAAACCAAACTGTTTGGGGAAACCTTAAAAAAAGAACTTATGTTTTATCGCAACTGAAAAAATCAGATTTACTGGGCTTAAATCCAGAAGACTACAAAGCTTCAGAGCTCAAAAAATTTGAAAGCAGAATTAGTATGATGGGCGATGCTGATTTAGCAACTTATGATATTCTGTTGACCTATAACTTTGAAAAATATCTAAATCACCTTTATAAAGGCAAACTGGATCCAAAGAAACTATATACGGACTGGGATCTGAAAGAAAAAACATTTGATGTAAACAATATTCTAATAAAAGCATTTAATAAAAATAAACTGGACAGCATTGTTGACAATATTCAGCCAAAATCACACACCTACAAACAGCTTTTAAAAGCACTTGAAATTATTGATTCGTTCCCGGATGAACACATCGGAGCGATTACTCTAGATTCTTTGACAAAAAAAATAGTTTTAAATGACACCAACCCGGCTTTAATCAATATCAAAAAAAGACTTTTGTTTTGGGGAGATATGTCAGGAAAAGATAGCCTGAGTAAAATTTACAACAGAAAGACTTTTGAATCAATCAAAAGGTTTCAGGAAAGACATGGTTTAGCGGCTGATGGAGTTATTGGCGCAGGAACTATAAGTGCTTTAAATTATTCGAAAGAACAAAGAAAACAACAAATTATTGCCAATTTAGAGCGCTGGAGATGGTATACTACTGATTTAGCCGATAATTATTTCATTATCAATATTCCGAATTACAGCTTAAATGTTGTCGAAGGTAAAGACACTACTTTAGTTCGAAATATTGTGGTAGGAACCAGTAAAAGAAAAACCCCAATCATAACCTCAACACTAAAAACAATTGTTTTTAATCCAACATGGACTGTTCCGCCAACTATATTAAAAGAAGATGTGGTTCCGGCAATGAAACGCAACAGAAATTATCTTGCAAACAAAAACATAACTATATATGACACGACAGGAAAAGTTGTAGATCCAAATGCGTGGAATGAAAACAAACCAAACAATTACCGTTATATACAAAGTCCGGGATATAATAATTCGTTGGGATTAATGAAAATATTATTTCCAAATAATCATAGTGTTTACCTACATGATACTAATCATCGAAATTACTTTGGGAGAAATAATCGTTCTTTAAGTTCAGGTTGTGTTCGTATTGAAAATCCGTTAGAATTAGCAGAACATATATTGGATGATCCTGAAAAATGGAATAGGGAAAATATTGATACTCTTATTGCAACCGAAAAAACAACCAGTGTAAAAATAATTAAAAAATACGCTTTATATCAGTGGTACTGGACTGCCTGGAGCGAAAAAAATCAGCTCATTTTTAGAGCTGATATTTATAATTTAGATCTGGATTTGTATGCTAAACTAAGAAATTAG
- a CDS encoding DUF5916 domain-containing protein, translated as MKKILFFILLLSTFSGYSQKKALQTQLTSQSISIDGKLDETAWKDASTATDFVMYDPDNGKPIPENKRTDIKVLYNNDAIYIGAMMYDDEPAKILKEISQRDNFGTADLFGVFINGFNDGQQNFEFFVSAADVQGDCIMTDANGEDYSWDAVWISKARITDKGWIVEIKIPYAALRFSGENKQTWGINFFRDIKRERKKYTWNLINTKIGTFTQQNGNLTGIENIKPPTRLFFLPYASYYLNATDGQKTYGTIKGGMDIKYGISDAFTLDAILVPDFGQAKYDDQILNLGPFEQQFNENRAFFTEGTDLFNKGNMFYSRRIGGKPSIDPDLNDNEKIVDNIQNVNLINALKVSGRTKNGLGIGILNAVTEKTFTTIKDTITGDTRRVVVEPLTNYNVLVLDQRFRKNSSVTLINTNVTRNGHFRDANLTGLVWDLNTKANTYNLSGNIKYSFINAAENKNGFYSTIGFAEKSGKYRYSVGTDFVTKDFDPNDLGINFYTNYYNFYGNANYRILNPTKLFNSFRINYNMYAEFNKESGKVQENTINANANLTTVKNNYFGMGITVSPLESNDYYEPRANNCYVIIPRKIESWASVSTNYNKKFALDLNPSIVIFDESGRLNYGFDIGPRYRFNDKLLLTYSFSFFRKDNNKGYIDSIDDDNNVNTPKTIAFANRNVITYANTLSGKYALNSTMTFNLAVRQYWSSAENKDILKLQPDGTLTPYPQYTKNKNSSFYSWNTDLSYSWWFAPGSQLSILYRNNASNFERIIDKNFKHNVTDLLNNDALKHILSVSVKYFIDYNAVKNKVRNRA; from the coding sequence ATGAAAAAAATACTCTTTTTTATTCTTCTTTTATCTACTTTCTCAGGCTATAGCCAGAAAAAAGCTTTACAAACTCAACTGACTTCGCAAAGTATTTCTATTGACGGAAAATTAGATGAAACTGCCTGGAAAGATGCCTCGACTGCAACAGATTTTGTAATGTATGATCCTGACAACGGAAAACCTATTCCTGAGAACAAAAGAACAGATATTAAAGTTTTATATAATAATGACGCCATTTATATTGGTGCAATGATGTATGATGACGAGCCTGCCAAAATTCTAAAAGAAATTTCGCAGCGCGACAACTTTGGAACCGCTGATCTTTTTGGCGTTTTTATTAATGGCTTTAATGATGGTCAGCAAAATTTTGAGTTTTTCGTTTCTGCTGCCGATGTGCAAGGCGATTGTATTATGACAGATGCAAACGGTGAAGATTATTCCTGGGATGCGGTTTGGATCAGTAAAGCAAGAATAACTGATAAAGGCTGGATTGTCGAGATTAAAATTCCGTATGCAGCCTTGCGTTTTTCAGGAGAAAACAAACAAACCTGGGGAATAAATTTTTTCAGGGATATAAAACGAGAGCGTAAAAAATATACCTGGAATTTGATTAATACCAAAATAGGAACGTTTACACAACAAAATGGTAATTTGACAGGAATTGAAAACATCAAACCTCCTACCCGATTGTTTTTCCTGCCTTATGCTTCTTATTATTTGAATGCTACCGACGGACAAAAAACTTATGGCACGATAAAAGGCGGCATGGATATTAAATACGGAATTAGTGATGCTTTTACGCTGGATGCTATTTTAGTTCCTGATTTTGGACAGGCAAAATATGACGATCAGATTTTAAATCTTGGCCCATTTGAACAGCAGTTTAACGAAAACAGGGCTTTTTTTACTGAAGGAACTGACTTGTTTAACAAGGGAAACATGTTTTATTCGAGAAGAATTGGCGGAAAACCATCTATTGATCCTGATTTAAATGACAATGAAAAAATAGTTGATAACATTCAGAACGTTAATCTAATAAACGCCTTAAAAGTTTCTGGAAGAACAAAAAACGGGTTGGGTATTGGAATCTTAAATGCGGTTACCGAAAAAACTTTTACGACTATAAAAGATACCATAACAGGAGATACAAGACGCGTCGTTGTAGAGCCTTTGACAAATTATAATGTATTGGTTTTAGATCAGCGCTTTAGAAAGAATTCTTCGGTAACGCTTATTAATACAAATGTTACCAGAAATGGTCATTTTAGAGATGCAAACCTGACCGGATTGGTTTGGGATTTAAACACTAAAGCAAATACATATAATTTATCCGGTAACATCAAATACAGCTTCATTAATGCCGCCGAAAATAAAAATGGGTTTTATTCAACTATTGGTTTTGCCGAAAAAAGCGGAAAATATCGCTACAGTGTAGGAACTGATTTTGTAACTAAAGATTTTGATCCAAACGATTTAGGAATTAACTTTTATACTAATTATTATAACTTTTATGGCAACGCAAATTACAGAATTCTAAATCCAACGAAACTGTTCAACAGTTTTAGAATCAACTATAATATGTATGCCGAATTTAATAAAGAATCAGGAAAGGTTCAGGAAAATACCATCAATGCAAATGCAAACCTGACTACTGTAAAGAATAATTATTTTGGAATGGGAATTACGGTAAGCCCTTTAGAATCTAACGATTATTATGAGCCACGAGCCAATAATTGCTACGTTATTATTCCAAGAAAAATAGAATCATGGGCAAGCGTATCTACCAATTACAATAAAAAATTCGCTTTAGACTTAAATCCTTCCATCGTAATTTTTGACGAATCAGGGAGACTTAATTATGGGTTTGATATTGGCCCGAGATATCGTTTTAATGACAAATTGTTACTAACGTATAGTTTTAGTTTTTTCAGAAAAGACAACAACAAAGGTTACATTGATAGTATTGACGATGATAACAATGTAAATACTCCTAAAACTATTGCTTTTGCAAACAGAAATGTAATTACTTACGCAAATACTCTTAGCGGAAAATATGCTTTAAACAGTACAATGACATTCAATCTGGCAGTTCGTCAATATTGGTCATCGGCTGAAAACAAAGATATTTTAAAACTTCAGCCAGACGGAACCCTGACTCCTTATCCTCAATATACCAAAAACAAAAACTCAAGCTTTTATTCCTGGAATACAGATTTGTCTTATTCCTGGTGGTTTGCGCCGGGAAGTCAGCTTTCGATTTTATATCGTAATAATGCTTCAAATTTTGAACGCATTATTGACAAGAATTTCAAACATAATGTTACAGATTTATTGAACAACGATGCTTTAAAACATATTCTTTCAGTAAGCGTTAAATATTTTATTGACTATAATGCTGTCAAAAATAAGGTTAGAAACAGAGCCTAG
- a CDS encoding murein L,D-transpeptidase catalytic domain family protein → MIYKIYPLLVFLLLSFGKDSESTPEIKKTTTKSFAKVERLTVDAKIESVYNALNSNNFKLPELKTFSEALKGFYLLKERGIIQKNILTLIDFSLSSNSKRLWVIDLTTNTILFNSLVAHGRNTGEEFASEFSNSNSSYKSSLGFYATGEIYRGKHGASLRLDGLENGVNDNARERGVVMHGADYVSESFIRDNKRLGRSQGCPAIPMELTDEIIETIKDKSCLYIYHPSRSFTMEEKLIS, encoded by the coding sequence ATGATTTATAAGATTTACCCGTTGCTTGTGTTTTTGCTATTGTCTTTTGGTAAAGATTCAGAAAGCACACCCGAAATTAAAAAAACTACAACAAAAAGTTTCGCAAAAGTTGAGAGACTTACTGTTGATGCAAAAATTGAAAGTGTTTACAATGCTTTGAATTCCAATAACTTTAAATTACCAGAGCTTAAAACTTTTTCAGAAGCATTAAAAGGGTTTTATTTATTAAAAGAAAGAGGGATTATTCAAAAAAACATTTTGACATTGATTGATTTTAGTTTGTCATCAAATTCAAAACGCCTTTGGGTGATTGATTTGACAACAAATACAATTTTATTCAATTCGTTAGTTGCTCACGGACGAAATACCGGAGAAGAGTTTGCATCTGAATTTTCAAACTCAAATTCATCTTATAAAAGCAGTTTAGGTTTTTATGCCACCGGCGAAATTTATAGAGGAAAACATGGAGCTTCTCTTCGTTTAGACGGTTTAGAAAACGGAGTTAATGATAACGCCCGCGAAAGAGGAGTAGTTATGCATGGCGCTGATTATGTTTCAGAATCTTTTATAAGAGATAATAAAAGATTAGGCAGAAGCCAGGGTTGTCCAGCAATTCCTATGGAATTAACAGATGAAATAATAGAAACCATAAAAGATAAATCGTGTTTGTATATTTATCATCCGTCAAGAAGTTTTACGATGGAAGAAAAGCTAATTTCTTAG
- the map gene encoding type I methionyl aminopeptidase translates to MIIVKSREEIELMRESALIVSKTLGMIASEIKEGVTTLYLDKLAEEFIRDHGAVPSFLGLYDFPNSLCMSPNSQVVHGIPNNIPLQSGDVISVDCGAFKNGYHGDHAYSFEIGEVAPEVKKLLKVTKESLYVGIREFKAGNRVEDVGNAIQKYTESHGYGVVRELVGHGLGQKMHEEPEMPNYGKRGRGKLFVEGMVVAIEPMINMGTKNIKQHKDGWTITTADGKPSAHFEHDVALIDGKPELLSTFQYIYKALGIESNEEDEFRKVPLVL, encoded by the coding sequence ATGATTATTGTAAAATCACGTGAAGAAATCGAATTAATGCGCGAAAGTGCTTTGATCGTATCTAAAACATTAGGAATGATTGCTTCTGAAATTAAAGAAGGAGTTACCACATTATATTTGGACAAATTAGCTGAGGAATTTATCCGTGATCACGGTGCAGTTCCAAGTTTTTTGGGATTATATGATTTCCCGAATTCACTTTGTATGAGTCCAAACTCTCAGGTTGTACACGGAATCCCGAATAATATTCCATTGCAAAGTGGCGACGTTATTTCGGTAGATTGTGGTGCATTCAAAAATGGATATCACGGTGATCATGCTTACAGTTTTGAAATTGGAGAAGTTGCTCCTGAAGTTAAAAAACTTCTAAAAGTAACTAAAGAATCTCTTTATGTAGGAATCAGAGAATTTAAAGCAGGAAATCGCGTAGAAGATGTTGGAAATGCGATTCAAAAATATACCGAATCTCACGGTTACGGAGTTGTTCGTGAATTGGTTGGTCACGGTTTAGGGCAAAAAATGCACGAAGAACCAGAAATGCCAAACTACGGAAAACGTGGTCGCGGAAAACTTTTTGTTGAAGGAATGGTTGTTGCAATTGAGCCAATGATTAATATGGGAACAAAAAACATCAAACAACATAAAGACGGCTGGACAATTACCACTGCTGACGGAAAACCAAGTGCACATTTCGAACACGACGTAGCTTTAATAGATGGAAAACCGGAGTTGTTATCAACTTTCCAATACATCTATAAAGCTTTAGGAATCGAAAGCAATGAAGAAGACGAATTCAGAAAAGTGCCGTTAGTTTTGTAA
- a CDS encoding GxxExxY protein produces the protein MNELYLKEESYKIIGICMEVHKILGKGHSEKVYGDALEYEFQKNKIPYSRELKYNIAYKDIILSSYYFADFVVFDQIILELKAIMTLSSSEIKQTLNYLAASKNKLGLLVNFGEDSLKYKRIIL, from the coding sequence ATGAATGAGTTGTATTTAAAAGAGGAGTCTTATAAAATTATTGGAATCTGTATGGAAGTTCATAAAATTTTAGGGAAAGGACATAGTGAGAAAGTTTACGGAGACGCATTAGAATATGAATTTCAAAAAAATAAAATTCCTTATAGTCGGGAATTGAAATACAATATCGCTTACAAAGACATAATTTTATCCAGTTATTACTTTGCTGATTTTGTAGTTTTTGATCAAATTATTTTGGAACTAAAAGCAATTATGACACTCTCAAGTAGTGAAATAAAACAAACATTAAATTACTTAGCTGCTTCAAAAAACAAACTGGGATTACTGGTTAATTTTGGAGAAGACAGTCTTAAATATAAAAGAATAATACTTTAA
- the gpmI gene encoding 2,3-bisphosphoglycerate-independent phosphoglycerate mutase gives MNKKVILMILDGWGKSPDPKVSAIDNANVPFINSLYKNYPNAQLRTDGLNVGLPEGQMGNSEVGHMNLGAGRIVYQDLAKINLAVAHKTLAKEQVLIDAFTYAKENNKKVHFLGLVSDGGVHSHTSHLRGLIDASQEYGLDKVFVHAFTDGRDVDPKSGAKYIQDLEDHIKDTPVKIASIIGRYYAMDRDKRWERVKLAYDLVVNAIGTPSKNAVASMLDSYAHDITDEFVAPIVMVDANDKPLATIEEDDVVIFFNFRTDRGRELTEALSQQDFHEQNMHKLNLYYVTLTNYDETYQNVKVVYNKDNITETLGEVLEKAGKKQIRIAETEKYPHVTFFFSGGRETPFEGESRILRNSPKVATYDLQPEMSAYELKDALVPELNKGNVDFVCLNFANGDMVGHTGIMSAAIKACEAVDACVKEVIEAALANDYTTIVIADHGNCETMINPDGSPNTAHTTNPVPIILVDKELKNIQNGVLGDIAPTILELMGVQQPNAMSCHSLL, from the coding sequence ATGAATAAAAAAGTAATTCTAATGATTTTAGACGGTTGGGGAAAATCTCCTGACCCTAAAGTATCTGCAATAGACAATGCAAATGTTCCTTTTATAAACAGCCTGTATAAAAATTACCCAAACGCACAACTTCGAACTGACGGATTAAACGTAGGTTTACCTGAAGGTCAAATGGGAAACAGTGAAGTTGGTCACATGAACCTTGGTGCCGGAAGAATTGTATATCAGGATTTAGCCAAAATAAACTTAGCAGTAGCACATAAAACACTTGCCAAAGAACAAGTGCTTATTGACGCTTTTACATATGCTAAAGAAAACAATAAAAAAGTACACTTTTTAGGATTAGTTTCTGATGGAGGTGTTCACTCTCATACTTCTCACTTACGTGGATTAATTGACGCATCACAAGAATATGGTTTAGATAAAGTTTTTGTTCATGCTTTTACTGACGGTCGTGATGTTGACCCTAAATCAGGAGCAAAATACATTCAGGATTTAGAAGATCATATCAAAGATACTCCTGTAAAAATTGCTTCGATCATTGGTCGCTACTACGCTATGGATCGTGACAAACGTTGGGAACGTGTAAAACTAGCTTACGATTTAGTAGTAAATGCTATTGGAACTCCATCTAAAAATGCAGTTGCAAGCATGCTTGACAGTTATGCACATGACATTACTGACGAGTTTGTTGCTCCAATCGTAATGGTTGATGCAAACGATAAACCATTGGCAACTATTGAAGAAGATGATGTTGTTATTTTCTTCAACTTTAGAACAGACAGAGGCCGTGAACTTACAGAAGCGCTTTCGCAACAAGATTTCCACGAGCAAAACATGCACAAACTAAACTTGTATTATGTAACGCTTACAAACTATGACGAAACGTACCAAAACGTAAAAGTAGTTTACAATAAAGATAATATTACAGAAACTCTTGGTGAGGTTTTAGAAAAAGCAGGTAAAAAACAAATTCGTATTGCCGAAACAGAGAAATATCCACACGTGACATTTTTCTTTTCTGGCGGAAGAGAAACTCCTTTTGAAGGTGAATCCCGTATTTTAAGAAACTCTCCAAAAGTAGCAACTTACGATTTACAACCAGAAATGAGCGCTTATGAATTAAAAGATGCTCTTGTTCCTGAATTGAATAAAGGCAACGTTGATTTTGTTTGCTTAAATTTTGCTAACGGAGACATGGTCGGTCATACTGGAATCATGAGCGCTGCAATTAAGGCTTGTGAAGCTGTAGATGCTTGCGTAAAAGAAGTTATCGAAGCGGCTCTTGCCAACGATTATACTACAATCGTAATTGCCGATCACGGAAATTGTGAAACAATGATTAATCCTGATGGAAGTCCAAATACAGCACACACAACAAACCCAGTGCCGATTATTTTGGTTGACAAAGAATTAAAAAATATCCAAAATGGTGTTCTTGGTGACATTGCACCTACTATTTTAGAATTAATGGGAGTGCAGCAGCCAAACGCGATGAGTTGTCATTCGCTTTTGTAA
- a CDS encoding DUF445 family protein, whose product METSIDQENISKKKALNKMKRNALALLGVAVVLFTIAIYFNIPILKAFSEAAMVGGIADWFAVVALFRHPLGIPIWHTAIIPTKKNEIGENLGNFVSEEFLNREKLEIKIEEFNFATKASEWISHDENANKIANLVVINIIPGILKTINDEDIKRFIHVQFKEKIETVNFGDWIAMALEPLQKGELKDQLLTNVLDVLCTELVENKDLIRKKVKESTPFLSFGLADKSITEGVFNGLYEFLNDAKDPEGMIRVKIDEYVYDFLDKVKNSEEMRIKINNLILGFVGKKEVQDYINGIWDEIRESITDDLDKGDDSTIKKNIASLIQDFGKGIKEDPVMIDKINNFIKHDLLSILLNNKKVIGDLISSTVKSWDGKEVSEKLELEIGKDLQYIRINGTLVGGLIGIVIYGVEQLSHFIF is encoded by the coding sequence ATGGAAACGTCTATAGATCAAGAAAATATATCTAAAAAGAAAGCTCTGAATAAAATGAAGAGAAATGCTTTGGCGCTTTTAGGTGTTGCGGTGGTTCTGTTTACAATTGCCATTTATTTTAATATTCCAATTTTAAAAGCTTTTAGCGAAGCTGCAATGGTGGGTGGAATTGCCGATTGGTTTGCAGTTGTAGCTTTGTTTCGTCATCCGTTAGGAATCCCGATTTGGCACACGGCAATTATTCCGACTAAGAAAAATGAGATTGGTGAAAATCTGGGAAATTTTGTTTCAGAAGAATTTCTGAATCGCGAAAAACTGGAAATAAAAATAGAGGAATTCAATTTTGCTACAAAAGCTTCTGAATGGATTTCGCATGACGAAAATGCCAATAAAATTGCCAATTTGGTCGTGATAAATATTATTCCGGGAATTTTAAAAACAATTAATGATGAAGATATAAAACGGTTTATTCATGTTCAGTTTAAGGAAAAAATAGAAACTGTAAATTTTGGAGATTGGATAGCAATGGCGTTAGAACCTTTGCAAAAAGGAGAATTAAAAGATCAGTTACTAACCAATGTTTTAGATGTTTTATGCACAGAATTAGTCGAAAATAAAGATTTGATCCGGAAGAAAGTAAAAGAATCGACACCTTTTTTGAGTTTTGGCTTAGCCGATAAAAGTATTACAGAAGGTGTTTTTAACGGACTTTATGAGTTTTTAAATGATGCCAAAGATCCTGAAGGTATGATTAGAGTTAAGATTGATGAGTATGTTTATGATTTTCTGGACAAAGTAAAAAACTCTGAAGAAATGAGAATTAAGATCAATAATTTGATTCTTGGTTTTGTAGGTAAAAAAGAAGTTCAGGATTATATAAACGGAATCTGGGACGAAATAAGAGAGTCTATTACTGATGATCTTGATAAAGGAGATGATTCGACCATTAAAAAAAATATTGCAAGTTTAATTCAGGATTTTGGGAAAGGGATTAAAGAAGATCCTGTAATGATTGACAAGATAAATAATTTCATCAAACATGATTTACTCTCAATTCTTTTAAACAATAAAAAAGTGATTGGAGATTTGATTTCGTCAACGGTAAAAAGCTGGGACGGAAAAGAGGTTTCTGAAAAATTAGAATTAGAAATCGGTAAAGATCTGCAATATATCAGAATCAACGGAACTTTAGTTGGAGGACTTATTGGAATTGTAATTTATGGCGTTGAACAGCTCTCTCATTTTATTTTTTAA
- a CDS encoding GNAT family N-acetyltransferase, with translation MSIIKEIPSKETYIVRQPVLRNGKPIESCIFEEDDLETTHHFGLFETKSLTGIISLFDKINPIFTEKNQAQIRGMAVLENHQKKGIGEALVKHCEKYCNANGVDLIWFNARTAAVGFYKKMNYETLGTAFDIKDVGEHYLMFKKL, from the coding sequence ATGAGTATTATTAAAGAAATACCTTCAAAAGAAACTTATATCGTTCGCCAACCTGTTCTAAGAAATGGAAAACCTATCGAAAGTTGCATATTTGAAGAGGATGATCTGGAGACAACACATCATTTTGGTTTATTTGAAACTAAAAGTTTAACAGGAATTATTTCACTATTCGATAAAATCAATCCTATCTTTACTGAAAAAAATCAAGCTCAGATTCGAGGAATGGCCGTTTTAGAAAACCATCAGAAAAAAGGAATCGGAGAAGCTTTAGTAAAACATTGCGAAAAATATTGCAATGCAAACGGTGTCGATTTAATCTGGTTCAACGCAAGAACAGCAGCTGTAGGTTTTTATAAAAAAATGAATTACGAAACTCTGGGAACAGCATTTGACATTAAAGATGTTGGAGAACATTATTTAATGTTTAAAAAATTATGA